The following is a genomic window from Balneolaceae bacterium.
TGTTGAAAACTTATTAGAACCTTTCTTCTTTCAAAAAATACTCTATAGAATTTACAGGTCTGAATTGAATCATTAGCCCCATAACCAGATACAGCTCCCTCATTGCAAGCATACTTGAAGAAAAAAGAGAGAATACGATCATAAATATGAGAATTTGAGATGCGAAATATGCTTTTTCCTGTGAAGAGTTCTTGTTTTTCCAAAAAAAATAGTAAAATGTACACAGTACTATTATAAACGATATCCAATAGTAGACACCTCCCTCATAAAGCAATTGAAGATGTGTCATGTGAGCTTTTCCCTCCAACGCTCCCGAATCAATTGCAATCCACTCGGATCCTAATCCTTTACCCACTGGAAATATTTGAGGTAATTGTTCAATATATTTCCGCTGGAAATCAGCCCTGTCTTCCAAAGAAGCATCTTCAATAATGGAATCTGGATTAAAATTCATAAAAAATTCGATCCGTGAATAAACTTGGTCAAACGACTGAAGATTATCTAATATAACACTGTACGGAGACGCCAAAAAAAGTATAATTCCAATTCCTACTACTCCCCCCATTCGAATCATCGGTTTCATCGCATGTTTCAAGCGCCACCTGCCCCTCAACCAAGAGTAAGCAAGTAAAATAAATGTTGTTATAAAAAACAACCCTATAGCAGAACGGGAAAAAGAGATGGCAGTTGTGACAAAAAGCAGCGGATAAAGGTAGTGAAATGTTTTACGAGAACAGAGTACACTGGCAGCAATCATTAATACAACATTCGCCACACCAAAAGTGTTGGGTTGCAGAAAGAAACCGATCGCTCGCCCGCCATATGTTACTCTTGATGCATTAATTTCGGATAGAGGCGCAAACAATGCGGGCATCACTATACTAACGATTCCCACTAATAAATTAAGGATAACAGCCGCTATAATCGCTTTTTTTACCTGTTGTTTATATCGTACAACTGCAATGGCTCCAACCAAAATCTGCGACAGATAGAACAACTGTAATAACAAGGCCGAGGGAGAAATAAAGAAATTGATTATGGAAAAAAAGTAAGGCACCAACACAAGAAAAACCCCAAAAATTATGAATGTTTTTTTCTTTACCAAGGTTCGTCTCCCATAGTAAATAACAGCAATATTCCCTAAAAAAAAGATTGATGTAATGACTGCTACTGAAGTTCCTAACAGATATGCAAACAGTACATACATTTTTACAAAGGTTACCGTACAAGCGATAAATATATAACTACCGGCAATCTGTTCTTTATGTAAAATCATATCGATCTATCCCGTAAGATCTGATCTGCTATCCTTAAGGGGTTATTAGCCATTTGAAAGAAAAATTACTTGACAGCCACCCCATATAATGATGGAATTAGAAATTTGGCAACTTTTTTGATATATCGTTTTGGAAATAATTCAAGAAACTTTTCACAAATTCTAAAATAGATATAGGGCATTCTAAATGTAAACCCTCCCCCATGCCAAAAAGTACGAAATCCCTTATACCCTATATCCTGAAGCATATTATTTATTTCTGTATACGTCCATTCTTTTAAATGGAAGCCTTTTGCTTCATGACAGAAATATTTTGATATATCATGAGGACCTGAATGTGGATGGGGGGTTCGGAATATATATTTACCACCATTCTTGAGTATTCGGTGAACCAATTCAAAATGCAATTTAGTGTCTTCCGGGTGGAAATGCTCTATTAACTGATCACTAAATACAACATCAATAGAGTTACTTTCGATTTCATTTAAATTGTAGCCGTCATATACAATCAATTTGAAGTTTTCCGGAACGCTGTCTTTGGGATTTCGCTGATCAGAAATATCTACTCCAAATATTTTTTTAACATGTTTAGCTACTTTAAATGAAAGCCTGCAATCCCCTGGAGCAAATTCTAAAAATACTGTAGATTTATCCACGTATTTATTAACCAGAGAGAATTTCTCCTCATTTGCTTTTAAAGTAAGTTGATCAGAATTTCTTCTTGTTAATCGTGGATGATCAGGCACTTGTTCGAACAGTTCATCATACATTGTTTCAAAGATTCGTTTTCTCTCCTGACGATCAGCCTTCTTCAATCTTTCAGCAATTGATTTTTCAACTAAATATTGATTCTTGATTTGCTTATAACTACGATTGGGAGGTAGTTTCTTTTTTAAATTCATTAAAAAAATTAGAATAAAAGTTATTGAGATATTGGTAAGTATTTCTGTAAATCTGTTCTTTTAAAATATGTTTTAGAAAACAAACTTTTCATTATACTTGTAAGCTTCGCAGTTATGGAGGCTGTCAAAAAAAGAAGTCAATTAAGTTAGCTTGAGAAACTGATCCACAACATTTTCGATTTTATATTTCCCGGCATCTGAGAATATCTGTTTTTTAGTATAATTACTGGACAAAAACTCAATAATCTTTTTTTTATCAATTTTTTTAGGATCAATCGAAAGTACGGGTCGTCCGGTTAAATAGTAATCTATTAGTTTACTTGGTGATTGCACAGCAGAGTTATTTTCAAAATTCACCAAAAAATCCATCCTTGATAGTTTATTTAATAATTCACTTCTGTCAATGTAATCCTTCAGTACTAATTTACCATTCCCCCGGCCCACATATGATTCCAGCAGTCCTTTTTGGTTTGTAAAAACAATAAATTTAAAATCTACATCTTGTTT
Proteins encoded in this region:
- a CDS encoding class I SAM-dependent methyltransferase gives rise to the protein MNLKKKLPPNRSYKQIKNQYLVEKSIAERLKKADRQERKRIFETMYDELFEQVPDHPRLTRRNSDQLTLKANEEKFSLVNKYVDKSTVFLEFAPGDCRLSFKVAKHVKKIFGVDISDQRNPKDSVPENFKLIVYDGYNLNEIESNSIDVVFSDQLIEHFHPEDTKLHFELVHRILKNGGKYIFRTPHPHSGPHDISKYFCHEAKGFHLKEWTYTEINNMLQDIGYKGFRTFWHGGGFTFRMPYIYFRICEKFLELFPKRYIKKVAKFLIPSLYGVAVK